The nucleotide window TTCAATGGGCAAAAAGTCCAATAGAGTATGGCCCGTTAAGATTGAAGAAAGGTGctgtgcctaggtggctcaggcagttaagtgtctgattcttgatttcatcccaggtcatgacctcacgagtctggctctgcactgacaacgtgctctctctcgctctccctctctcactctctcttaaataaataaactttaaaaaaaaatcaaagaacaatATTAATATTTAGTGGTAAGGGACTATATCACCTATTATCAGAAATCTGAGTAGTGTCTATCTTAACAAGATGATCTTTTGAAGAAATCCCACAGTATCTGAAAGATATGCtgaaatatcttaaaaatcaTGACGTCATATGTCATGTGCTAGTGCTTGAGGACTTCTGATTTTGGTATGAACAGTGGCTGCTAAGAATTAAATCAAACTGTTAGGAGGGGGAAGTTATGTACCCAGAGAActtttcagaaatgaaacatgttttttgtttgtttgtttcagcaggataattgaaataatatttcagttATTCAGATATTACTGAATATTGGATAACATGCACCattaaatatataactttatGGCAGTTAAAAATGTTCcaaggatgggggcacctgggtagctcagtcagttaagtgtccgactttggtgtaggtcatgatctcacggttcatgagtttgagccctgcatcgggctctgtgctgacagctcagagcctggagttgcttcagattctgtgtcaccctctctctgcccctctcctgctcacactctgtttctgtctctcaaaaacaaataaaatattaaaaaaaaaatttttttttaatgttccaagGATGGAGTAATCTCAGAATTCTTCAGAGCTTAAGTCTGTTGGTAAATATGGATTAAAATTGAAATCTTGAAGAATCATTAAGTAAAGTACCATATAAAGTACTGGTGTCTTTCATCACACCATTATGAAGGAACAGTTTTAGTGTATGACGAAAAGCTACAAATCCGGGTGAAGTATGCCCCAAAGGTTTTCATTTATGACCAGAAATTGGGTAAATTTGCCAACACATGATTGAATTTATAGGACctccttttatctctttgtcaagtatttttctaaaaaattttctACAGGAGGAGCAGTTTGCTTTGGTGGACTTCAGCCTTTACCCCAAAGAATTCTTTCTCAGAGCTTCTGAGGTTTTGTCTATCAGTGAGTAGGGTTGAATCTCATCAGTGTCAACTTGGGTAGATGAATAATTCTTAAATTTTCCAAGCTATAAGATGATCTAGCTTTGTAAGTCTTTGgggtgtgtgtttgcatgtttacTATTGCTACATTTTACAACCAAAAATGATAGCTAAACCATTGTTTCCCCAAAGTCTAGCAAGAGATGCTTGAAAAAAGTGTCTTGTTCAAACAAATTTCAGCAATGTGCATACGTGATCTCTCTCTTGAGAATAAATAACAGTGTTCGTTAACTTACTAGAAACAATTGCAGAGGCTAGAAAGGAATATCTATTTGCATTTACAGAAACAGTTCCACAGATCAAATGTTAAGAAATACTGGCTTAAAGTGTTATTTTAAGGATAAtttgcctcctttctcttcctgctttgtctTGTTTAAACTATGAATGATTCTGACACTAAAATCTTCCCTTTCCTGTTGCCTTTTATTGTGCTGTGTTAGACTTGTTTGATGACTGTACTAGAAACATTTCAGTAATTTGCTCTCTTTATATTGAGAAATAGGTCCAGTATTTTCTATGACATTTAGCCATTGCTTGTTTGGTCTGGATTCTCTTTGGCCTCATATTTTAATGTCTATCTGGTTCCCGCTGGAATGAATGAGAATATCCGATTAGCCTACATTGTTTTAATTGTAGGGCAGGCAGTTGTTCTTTTTAACTCCTTTAATCTCTGTTTCTACAGGCCTGTCATCTTTACTTCAGAGTGTTACTGGGAACCCAGTCCCAGCCAGTGAAGCTGCATCCCAGAGCACTTCAGCTTCCCCTGCAAACACCACAGTCTCTAGCATCAAAGGAAGAAATCTGTCCTCCAGTACCCAATCCTTTATTCCTAAAAGCTTCAACTATTCTCCTAATTCATCAACTTCTGAAGTCTCTTCGACATCAGCTAGCAAGGCCTCAATTGGGCAAAGCCCGGGGCTCCCAAGCACTACTTTTAAGCTACCATCCAACTCTATGGGGTTTACAGGAACCCACAGTACTAGCCCTGCTGCCCCACCTACTGAAGTTGCCATGTGCCAATCTTCAGAGATCTCCAAGCCAAAGCTGGAGTCTGAGTCCACCTCTCCAAGCCTGGAAATGAAGATCCACAACTTCTTAAAAGGTAATCCTGGTTTCAGTGGCTTAAACTTAAACATCCCAATCCTGAGCAGCTTGGGGTCCAGTGCCCCAGCAGAAAGCCACCCCTCAGACTTCCAGCGTGGCCCTACTAGCACGTCAATTGACAACATTGACGGAACCCCTGTGCGGGACGAACGGAGTGGGACGCCCACCCAGGATGAGATGATGGACAAGCCCACATCCAGCAGTGTAGACACCATGTCCCTGCTTTCTAAGATCATTAGCCCTGGTTCCTCAACACCCAGCAGTACAAGATCACCACcccctgggagagaggaaagcTACCCCCGGGAACTCTCCAATTCTGTATCTACATATCGACCTTTTGGCCTGGGCAGTGAATCACCCTATAAACAGCCTTCGGATGGAATGGAGAGGCCATCTTCCCTGATGGACTCTTCACAGGAGAAGTTCTATCCAGATACTTCTTTCCAGGAAGATGAGGATTACCGAGATTTTGAATACTCAGGGCCTCCACCCTCTGCCATGATGAACCTAGAGAAGAAGCCGGCCAAGTCTATCCTGAAGTCAAGCAAGCTCTCTGATACCACCGAATACCAGCCAATCCTCTCCAGTTATAGCCACAGGGCCCAAGAATTCGGGGTAAAGTCTGCCTTCCCTCCATCTGTAAGGGCTCTCCTGGACTCTAGTGAGAATTGTGACCGGCTCTCCTCTTCCCCCGGGCTATTTGGTGCCTTCAGCATAAGAGGGAGTGAACCGGGGTCTGACCGGTCACCGTCACCGAGTAAGAATGATTCATTTTTCACCCCTGACTCCAACCACAATAGCTTGTCTCAGTCTACCACTGGGCATCTCGGTTTGCCGCAGAAGCAGTACCCAGAGCCTCCTCACCCAGTCCCACATCGTTCCCTTTTCTCTCCGCAGAATACCCTTGCCGCTCCCACGGGCCACCCACCCACACCAGGCGTGGAGAAAGTCCTGGCCCCCACCATTTCCACCACGTCGACGATTGAGTTTAAGAATATGCTTAAAAATGCCTCGCGAAAGCCCTCGGATGATAAGCATTTTGGCCAGGCCCCCAGCAAGGGCACTTCAAGTGATGGTGTCGGCCTGTCAAATCTCGCCCAGCCCAGCTTGACAGCCACCGATCAGCAGCAGCAAGAAGAGCACTACCGCATAGAAACCCGAGTCTCCTCCTCCTGCTTAGACTTGCCTGACAGCACCGAAGAGAAGGGGGCCCCTATAGAAACCTTGGGTTATCATAACGCATCCAATAGGAGGATGTCAGGGGAGCCGATACAGACCGTAGAGTCCGTCCGAGTTCCTGGGAAGGGAAATAGAGGACACGGGCGCGAGGCTTCAAGGGTGGGTTGGTTTGATCTGAGCACCTCAGGCAGCTCCTTCGACAATGGCCCCACAAGTGCCTCTGAGTTGGCAtcccttgggggtgggggcagcggaGGCCTCACTGGCTTTAAAGCAGCACCATACAAGGAACGGGCATCCCAATTTCAGGAAAGTGTCGGCAGCTTCCGTTCCAACAGTTTCAACTCAACATTTGAGCATcatctccccccatcccccttgGAACATGGGACACCCTTccagagagagccagtggggccGTCAtctgccccacctgcccctcctaAGGATCATGGGGGTATCTTCTCTCGAGATGCACCCACTCATCTACCCACAGTGGATCTTTCGAACCCCTTCACAAAGGAGGCGGCCCTGGCCCatgctgccccaccccctcctcctggaGAGCACAGCGGAgttcctttccccaccccaccccctcctccaccccctgggGAACATAGCAGCAGTGGTGGGAGTGGTGTTCCCTTTTCtactccacctcctcctccaccccctgtTGACCACTCTGGGGTTGTACCCTTCCCAGCTCCACCACTGGCAGAGCACGGAGTGGCAGGAGCTGTGGCAGTATTTCCCAAGGACCATAGTTCCCTTCTTCAAGGGACCCTGGCTGAGCATTTTGGGGTGCTCCCAGGACCCAGGGACCATGGGGGCCCCACCCAACGGGACCTCAACGGCCCTGGCCTTAGCCGTGTACGAGAGAGCCTCAGCCTACCCTCCCATTCTCTGGAGCACCTGGGCCCAGCccatggaggaggaggtgggggaggcagcaacagcagcagtGGCCCCCACTTGGGTCCCTCACACAGAGACGCCATCAACCGGAGTGGTATGATTTTGCGGAATCCCCGGCCAGACTTTCGGCCTAGGGAACCTTTTCTCAGCAGAGACCCATTCCACAGTCTAAAGAGACCCAGGCCACCTTTTGCTAGGGGCCCTCCGTTCTTTGCACCAAAACGCCCATTCTTCCCTCCCAGGTACTGATGGAAACCAAGGGAAAAGCATTTTGAACAGTCTAGAGAGCATTGGAAGTAGAGTttgatttattattgtttttatttgatttccttcctttgatcttttttttttttttttaatgacaaagggCCTCCCTTCgaaattaaaaagtcaaacatGCTTGCATTTCACTATTCCATCCAGTCTGCTCTCCCACTGCACTTAACCCAAGCTACTTGTATTTTACAGAGGCTGGGGGGCAAAGAAACACAACCAGAGCCACTTCATTTGGCTGGGggtttgagggggtggggaggaaaacaACTCTTACCCATTTACTGAAGAGtattacatttgaaataaaacttcCATCAGTACAGAGAATAACGTGCAATGTTGGGATGTTCTTTGGGCTTGGCTTATCAAGTAGTCAATGGAAGgatccctttccccttctctctcccattgAGTAACTACTGTGACCAGCTTGGCTCCCTTTCCTGTATGCTCTGTGCCCTGCTGACAAGCCGAGAGATGTTGCAAGGGGAAATAGGTGGGAGACCGTGGAcctttgaagttttgttttgttttgttttgttttgttttttaaagacctaTTGAAGTTGGGTTCTTTACCTTTCTcctaaaatcttacaaaaaaaaaaaaaaaaaaaagaaatgaacctc belongs to Felis catus isolate Fca126 chromosome C1, F.catus_Fca126_mat1.0, whole genome shotgun sequence and includes:
- the RPRD2 gene encoding regulation of nuclear pre-mRNA domain-containing protein 2 isoform X7 → MAAGGGGGSSKASSSSASSAGALESSLDRKFQSVTNTMESIQGLSSWCIENKKHHTTIVYHWMKWLRRSAYPHRLNLFYLANDVIQNCKRKNAIIFRESFADVLPEAAALVKDPSVSKSVERIFKIWEDRNVYPEEMIMALREALSTTFKTQKQLKENLNKQPNKQWKKSQTSTNPKAALKSKIVAEFRSQALIEELLLYKRSEDQIELKEKQLSTMRVDVCSTETLKCLKDKTGGKKFSKEFEEASSKLEEFVNGLDKQVKNGPSLTEALENAGIFYEAQYKEVKVVANAYKTFANRVNNLKKKLDQLKSTLPDPEESPVPSPSMDAPSPTGSESPFQGMGGEESQSPAMESEKSATPEPVTDNRDVEDMELSDVEDDGSKIIVEDRKEKPAEKSSASTSVPTKPTESISKASSCTPVPVTMTATPPLPKPVNTSLLSPSPALALPNLANVDLAKISSILSSLTSVMKNTGVSPASRPSPGTPTSPSNLSTGLKTPAPAPTTSHNPLANILSKVEITPESILSALSKTQTQSAPALQGLSSLLQSVTGNPVPASEAASQSTSASPANTTVSSIKGRNLSSSTQSFIPKSFNYSPNSSTSEVSSTSASKASIGQSPGLPSTTFKLPSNSMGFTGTHSTSPAAPPTEVAMCQSSEISKPKLESESTSPSLEMKIHNFLKGNPGFSGLNLNIPILSSLGSSAPAESHPSDFQRGPTSTSIDNIDGTPVRDERSGTPTQDEMMDKPTSSSVDTMSLLSKIISPGSSTPSSTRSPPPGREESYPRELSNSVSTYRPFGLGSESPYKQPSDGMERPSSLMDSSQEKFYPDTSFQEDEDYRDFEYSGPPPSAMMNLEKKPAKSILKSSKLSDTTEYQPILSSYSHRAQEFGNTLAAPTGHPPTPGVEKVLAPTISTTSTIEFKNMLKNASRKPSDDKHFGQAPSKGTSSDGVGLSNLAQPSLTATDQQQQEEHYRIETRVSSSCLDLPDSTEEKGAPIETLGYHNASNRRMSGEPIQTVESVRVPGKGNRGHGREASRVGWFDLSTSGSSFDNGPTSASELASLGGGGSGGLTGFKAAPYKERASQFQESVGSFRSNSFNSTFEHHLPPSPLEHGTPFQREPVGPSSAPPAPPKDHGGIFSRDAPTHLPTVDLSNPFTKEAALAHAAPPPPPGEHSGVPFPTPPPPPPPGEHSSSGGSGVPFSTPPPPPPPVDHSGVVPFPAPPLAEHGVAGAVAVFPKDHSSLLQGTLAEHFGVLPGPRDHGGPTQRDLNGPGLSRVRESLSLPSHSLEHLGPAHGGGGGGGSNSSSGPHLGPSHRDAINRSGMILRNPRPDFRPREPFLSRDPFHSLKRPRPPFARGPPFFAPKRPFFPPRFRALTKVSWLPW
- the RPRD2 gene encoding regulation of nuclear pre-mRNA domain-containing protein 2 isoform X2, producing the protein MAAGGGGGSSKASSSSASSAGALESSLDRKFQSVTNTMESIQGLSSWCIENKKHHTTIVYHWMKWLRRSAYPHRLNLFYLANDVIQNCKRKNAIIFRESFADVLPEAAALVKDPSVSKSVERIFKIWEDRNVYPEEMIMALREALSTTFKTQKQLKENLNKQPNKQWKKSQTSTNPKAALKSKIVAEFRSQALIEELLLYKRSEDQIELKEKQLSTMRVDVCSTETLKCLKDKTGGKKFSKEFEEASSKLEEFVNGLDKQVKNGPSLTEALENAGIFYEAQYKEVKVVANAYKTFANRVNNLKKKLDQLKSTLPDPEESPVPSPSMDAPSPTGSESPFQGMGGEESQSPAMESEKSATPEPVTDNRDVEDMELSDVEDDGSKIIVEDRKEKPAEKSSASTSVPTKPTESISKASSCTPVPVTMTATPPLPKPVNTSLLSPSPALALPNLANVDLAKISSILSSLTSVMKNTGVSPASRPSPGTPTSPSNLSTGLKTPAPAPTTSHNPLANILSKVEITPESILSALSKTQTQSAPALQGLSSLLQSVTGNPVPASEAASQSTSASPANTTVSSIKGRNLSSSTQSFIPKSFNYSPNSSTSEVSSTSASKASIGQSPGLPSTTFKLPSNSMGFTGTHSTSPAAPPTEVAMCQSSEISKPKLESESTSPSLEMKIHNFLKGNPGFSGLNLNIPILSSLGSSAPAESHPSDFQRGPTSTSIDNIDGTPVRDERSGTPTQDEMMDKPTSSSVDTMSLLSKIISPGSSTPSSTRSPPPGREESYPRELSNSVSTYRPFGLGSESPYKQPSDGMERPSSLMDSSQEKFYPDTSFQEDEDYRDFEYSGPPPSAMMNLEKKPAKSILKSSKLSDTTEYQPILSSYSHRAQEFGVKSAFPPSVRALLDSSENCDRLSSSPGLFGAFSIRGSEPGSDRSPSPSKNDSFFTPDSNHNSLSQSTTGHLGLPQKQYPEPPHPVPHRSLFSPQNTLAAPTGHPPTPGVEKVLAPTISTTSTIEFKNMLKNASRKPSDDKHFGQAPSKGTSSDGVGLSNLAQPSLTATDQQQQEEHYRIETRVSSSCLDLPDSTEEKGAPIETLGYHNASNRRMSGEPIQTVESVRVPGKGNRGHGREASRVGWFDLSTSGSSFDNGPTSASELASLGGGGSGGLTGFKAAPYKERASQFQESVGSFRSNSFNSTFEHHLPPSPLEHGTPFQREPVGPSSAPPAPPKDHGGIFSRDAPTHLPTVDLSNPFTKEAALAHAAPPPPPGEHSGVPFPTPPPPPPPGEHSSSGGSGVPFSTPPPPPPPVDHSGVVPFPAPPLAEHGVAGAVAVFPKDHSSLLQGTLAEHFGVLPGPRDHGGPTQRDLNGPGLSRVRESLSLPSHSLEHLGPAHGGGGGGGSNSSSGPHLGPSHRDAINRSGMILRNPRPDFRPREPFLSRDPFHSLKRPRPPFARGPPFFAPKRPFFPPRVS
- the RPRD2 gene encoding regulation of nuclear pre-mRNA domain-containing protein 2 isoform X1 is translated as MAAGGGGGSSKASSSSASSAGALESSLDRKFQSVTNTMESIQGLSSWCIENKKHHTTIVYHWMKWLRRSAYPHRLNLFYLANDVIQNCKRKNAIIFRESFADVLPEAAALVKDPSVSKSVERIFKIWEDRNVYPEEMIMALREALSTTFKTQKQLKENLNKQPNKQWKKSQTSTNPKAALKSKIVAEFRSQALIEELLLYKRSEDQIELKEKQLSTMRVDVCSTETLKCLKDKTGGKKFSKEFEEASSKLEEFVNGLDKQVKNGPSLTEALENAGIFYEAQYKEVKVVANAYKTFANRVNNLKKKLDQLKSTLPDPEESPVPSPSMDAPSPTGSESPFQGMGGEESQSPAMESEKSATPEPVTDNRDVEDMELSDVEDDGSKIIVEDRKEKPAEKSSASTSVPTKPTESISKASSCTPVPVTMTATPPLPKPVNTSLLSPSPALALPNLANVDLAKISSILSSLTSVMKNTGVSPASRPSPGTPTSPSNLSTGLKTPAPAPTTSHNPLANILSKVEITPESILSALSKTQTQSAPALQGLSSLLQSVTGNPVPASEAASQSTSASPANTTVSSIKGRNLSSSTQSFIPKSFNYSPNSSTSEVSSTSASKASIGQSPGLPSTTFKLPSNSMGFTGTHSTSPAAPPTEVAMCQSSEISKPKLESESTSPSLEMKIHNFLKGNPGFSGLNLNIPILSSLGSSAPAESHPSDFQRGPTSTSIDNIDGTPVRDERSGTPTQDEMMDKPTSSSVDTMSLLSKIISPGSSTPSSTRSPPPGREESYPRELSNSVSTYRPFGLGSESPYKQPSDGMERPSSLMDSSQEKFYPDTSFQEDEDYRDFEYSGPPPSAMMNLEKKPAKSILKSSKLSDTTEYQPILSSYSHRAQEFGVKSAFPPSVRALLDSSENCDRLSSSPGLFGAFSIRGSEPGSDRSPSPSKNDSFFTPDSNHNSLSQSTTGHLGLPQKQYPEPPHPVPHRSLFSPQNTLAAPTGHPPTPGVEKVLAPTISTTSTIEFKNMLKNASRKPSDDKHFGQAPSKGTSSDGVGLSNLAQPSLTATDQQQQEEHYRIETRVSSSCLDLPDSTEEKGAPIETLGYHNASNRRMSGEPIQTVESVRVPGKGNRGHGREASRVGWFDLSTSGSSFDNGPTSASELASLGGGGSGGLTGFKAAPYKERASQFQESVGSFRSNSFNSTFEHHLPPSPLEHGTPFQREPVGPSSAPPAPPKDHGGIFSRDAPTHLPTVDLSNPFTKEAALAHAAPPPPPGEHSGVPFPTPPPPPPPGEHSSSGGSGVPFSTPPPPPPPVDHSGVVPFPAPPLAEHGVAGAVAVFPKDHSSLLQGTLAEHFGVLPGPRDHGGPTQRDLNGPGLSRVRESLSLPSHSLEHLGPAHGGGGGGGSNSSSGPHLGPSHRDAINRSGMILRNPRPDFRPREPFLSRDPFHSLKRPRPPFARGPPFFAPKRPFFPPRFRALTKVSWLPW
- the RPRD2 gene encoding regulation of nuclear pre-mRNA domain-containing protein 2 isoform X3; this translates as MAAGGGGGSSKASSSSASSAGALESSLDRKFQSVTNTMESIQGLSSWCIENKKHHTTIVYHWMKWLRRSAYPHRLNLFYLANDVIQNCKRKNAIIFRESFADVLPEAAALVKDPSVSKSVERIFKIWEDRNVYPEEMIMALREALSTTFKTQKQLKENLNKQPNKQWKKSQTSTNPKAALKSKIVAEFRSQALIEELLLYKRSEDQIELKEKQLSTMRVDVCSTETLKCLKDKTGGKKFSKEFEEASSKLEEFVNGLDKQVKNGPSLTEALENAGIFYEAQYKEVKVVANAYKTFANRVNNLKKKLDQLKSTLPDPEESPVPSPSMDAPSPTGSESPFQGMGGEESQSPAMESEKSATPEPVTDNRDVEDMELSDVEDDGSKIIVEDRKEKPAEKSSASTSVPTKPTESISKASSCTPVPVTMTATPPLPKPVNTSLLSPSPALALPNLANVDLAKISSILSSLTSVMKNTGVSPASRPSPGTPTSPSNLSTGLKTPAPAPTTSHNPLANILSKVEITPESILSALSKTQTQSAPALQGLSSLLQSVTGNPVPASEAASQSTSASPANTTVSSIKGRNLSSSTQSFIPKSFNYSPNSSTSEVSSTSASKASIGQSPGLPSTTFKLPSNSMGFTGTHSTSPAAPPTEVAMCQSSEISKPKLESESTSPSLEMKIHNFLKGNPGFSGLNLNIPILSSLGSSAPAESHPSDFQRGPTSTSIDNIDGTPVRDERSGTPTQDEMMDKPTSSSVDTMSLLSKIISPGSSTPSSTRSPPPGREESYPRELSNSVSTYRPFGLGSESPYKQPSDGMERPSSLMDSSQEKFYPDTSFQEDEDYRDFEYSGPPPSAMMNLEKKPAKSILKSSKLSDTTEYQPILSSYSHRAQEFGVKSAFPPSVRALLDSSENCDRLSSSPGLFGAFSIRGSEPGSDRSPSPSKNDSFFTPDSNHNSLSQSTTGHLGLPQKQYPEPPHPVPHRSLFSPQNTLAAPTGHPPTPGVEKVLAPTISTTSTIEFKNMLKNASRKPSDDKHFGQAPSKGTSSDGVGLSNLAQPSLTATDQQQQEEHYRIETRVSSSCLDLPDSTEEKGAPIETLGYHNASNRRMSGEPIQTVESVRVPGKGNRGHGREASRVGWFDLSTSGSSFDNGPTSASELASLGGGGSGGLTGFKAAPYKERASQFQESVGSFRSNSFNSTFEHHLPPSPLEHGTPFQREPVGPSSAPPAPPKDHGGIFSRDAPTHLPTVDLSNPFTKEAALAHAAPPPPPGEHSGVPFPTPPPPPPPGEHSSSGGSGVPFSTPPPPPPPVDHSGVVPFPAPPLAEHGVAGAVAVFPKDHSSLLQGTLAEHFGVLPGPRDHGGPTQRDLNGPGLSRVRESLSLPSHSLEHLGPAHGGGGGGGSNSSSGPHLGPSHRDAINRSGMILRNPRPDFRPREPFLSRDPFHSLKRPRPPFARGPPFFAPKRPFFPPRY
- the RPRD2 gene encoding regulation of nuclear pre-mRNA domain-containing protein 2 isoform X6, encoding MAAGGGGGSSKASSSSASSAGALESSLDRKFQSVTNTMESIQGLSSWCIENKKHHTTIVYHWMKWLRRSAYPHRLNLFYLANDVIQNCKRKNAIIFRESFADVLPEAAALVKDPSVSKSVERIFKIWEDRNVYPEEMIMALREALTSTNPKAALKSKIVAEFRSQALIEELLLYKRSEDQIELKEKQLSTMRVDVCSTETLKCLKDKTGGKKFSKEFEEASSKLEEFVNGLDKQVKNGPSLTEALENAGIFYEAQYKEVKVVANAYKTFANRVNNLKKKLDQLKSTLPDPEESPVPSPSMDAPSPTGSESPFQGMGGEESQSPAMESEKSATPEPVTDNRDVEDMELSDVEDDGSKIIVEDRKEKPAEKSSASTSVPTKPTESISKASSCTPVPVTMTATPPLPKPVNTSLLSPSPALALPNLANVDLAKISSILSSLTSVMKNTGVSPASRPSPGTPTSPSNLSTGLKTPAPAPTTSHNPLANILSKVEITPESILSALSKTQTQSAPALQGLSSLLQSVTGNPVPASEAASQSTSASPANTTVSSIKGRNLSSSTQSFIPKSFNYSPNSSTSEVSSTSASKASIGQSPGLPSTTFKLPSNSMGFTGTHSTSPAAPPTEVAMCQSSEISKPKLESESTSPSLEMKIHNFLKGNPGFSGLNLNIPILSSLGSSAPAESHPSDFQRGPTSTSIDNIDGTPVRDERSGTPTQDEMMDKPTSSSVDTMSLLSKIISPGSSTPSSTRSPPPGREESYPRELSNSVSTYRPFGLGSESPYKQPSDGMERPSSLMDSSQEKFYPDTSFQEDEDYRDFEYSGPPPSAMMNLEKKPAKSILKSSKLSDTTEYQPILSSYSHRAQEFGVKSAFPPSVRALLDSSENCDRLSSSPGLFGAFSIRGSEPGSDRSPSPSKNDSFFTPDSNHNSLSQSTTGHLGLPQKQYPEPPHPVPHRSLFSPQNTLAAPTGHPPTPGVEKVLAPTISTTSTIEFKNMLKNASRKPSDDKHFGQAPSKGTSSDGVGLSNLAQPSLTATDQQQQEEHYRIETRVSSSCLDLPDSTEEKGAPIETLGYHNASNRRMSGEPIQTVESVRVPGKGNRGHGREASRVGWFDLSTSGSSFDNGPTSASELASLGGGGSGGLTGFKAAPYKERASQFQESVGSFRSNSFNSTFEHHLPPSPLEHGTPFQREPVGPSSAPPAPPKDHGGIFSRDAPTHLPTVDLSNPFTKEAALAHAAPPPPPGEHSGVPFPTPPPPPPPGEHSSSGGSGVPFSTPPPPPPPVDHSGVVPFPAPPLAEHGVAGAVAVFPKDHSSLLQGTLAEHFGVLPGPRDHGGPTQRDLNGPGLSRVRESLSLPSHSLEHLGPAHGGGGGGGSNSSSGPHLGPSHRDAINRSGMILRNPRPDFRPREPFLSRDPFHSLKRPRPPFARGPPFFAPKRPFFPPRY
- the RPRD2 gene encoding regulation of nuclear pre-mRNA domain-containing protein 2 isoform X4; translated protein: MAAGGGGGSSKASSSSASSAGALESSLDRKFQSVTNTMESIQGLSSWCIENKKHHTTIVYHWMKWLRRSAYPHRLNLFYLANDVIQNCKRKNAIIFRESFADVLPEAAALVKDPSVSKSVERIFKIWEDRNVYPEEMIMALREALSTTFKTQKQLKENLNKQPNKQWKKSQTSTNPKAALKSKIVAEFRSQALIEELLLYKRSEDQIELKEKQLSTMRVDVCSTETLKCLKDKTGGKKFSKEFEEASSKLEEFVNGLDKQVKNGPSLTEALENAGIFYEAQYKEVKVVANAYKTFANRVNNLKKKLDQLKSTLPDPEESPVPSPSMDAPSPTGSESPFQGMGGEESQSPAMESEKSATPEPVTDNRDVEDMELSDVEDDGSKIIVEDRKEKPAEKSSASTSVPTKPTESISKASSCTPVPVTMTATPPLPKPVNTSLLSPSPALALPNLANVDLAKISSILSSLTSVMKNTGVSPASRPSPGTPTSPSNLSTGLKTPAPAPTTSHNPLANILSKVEITPESILSALSKTQTQSAPALQGLSSLLQSVTGNPVPASEAASQSTSASPANTTVSSIKGRNLSSSTQSFIPKSFNYSPNSSTSEVSSTSASKASIGQSPGLPSTTFKLPSNSMGFTGTHSTSPAAPPTEVAMCQSSEISKPKLESESTSPSLEMKIHNFLKGNPGFSGLNLNIPILSSLGSSAPAESHPSDFQRGPTSTSIDNIDGTPVRDERSGTPTQDEMMDKPTSSSVDTMSLLSKIISPGSSTPSSTRSPPPGREESYPRELSNSVSTYRPFGLGSESPYKQPSDGMERPSSLMDSSQEKFYPDTSFQEDEDYRDFEYSGPPPSAMMNLEKKPAKSILKSSKLSDTTEYQPILSSYSHRAQEFGVKSAFPPSVRALLDSSENCDRLSSSPGLFGAFSIRGSEPGSDRSPSPSKNDSFFTPDSNHNSLSQSTTGHLGLPQKQYPEPPHPVPHRSLFSPQNTLAAPTGHPPTPGVEKVLAPTISTTSTIEFKNMLKNASRKPSDDKHFGQAPSKGTSSDGVGLSNLAQPSLTATDQQQQEEHYRIETRVSSSCLDLPDSTEEKGAPIETLGYHNASNRRMSGEPIQTVESVRVPGKGNRGHGREASRVGWFDLSTSGSSFDNGPTSASELASLGGGGSGGLTGFKAAPYKERASQFQESVGSFRSNSFNSTFEHHLPPSPLEHGTPFQREPVGPSSAPPAPPKDHGGIFSRDAPTHLPTVDLSNPFTKEAALAHAAPPPPPGEHSGVPFPTPPPPPPPGEHSSSGGSGVPFSTPPPPPPPVDHSGVVPFPAPPLAEHGVAGAVAVFPKDHSSLLQGTLAEHFGVLPGPRDHGGPTQRDLNGPGLSRVRESLSLPSHSLEHLGPAHGGGGGGGSNSSSGPHLGPSHRDAINRSGMILRNPRPDFRPREPFLSRDPFHSLKRPRPPFARGPPFFAPKRPFFPPRN